gttgaacaagaacccaaagcatgttaatTTCTAAATTGCCttttaattttccttttttccttattactacttcgacatatctttatttcaataaaacaaaccttcatactcaagacttgaactgaatttagtcactcacaatccctatggttcgatatttaaaatcgggtggattcgtacacttgcggatttaccaacaagggCAGAAATAAAAGACTAAAAAAATTTCACTAGATATTGCATCAACTAATACAAAAATTCATTTGAATAAAACTCTTCGTTCTTTAATAatactaaatttatttattattgcaTCAATTATATGATTTTTCAGCAATTACTGgtttaattaatatatacaaCTAATACATTTTGAGAAGATTATCATCTTTAATCTTGTTGCGAACTCGAGTCTTAGCAACTTTCGTTGCAAAAAAAGATCGCTATATTGAAATAGGAAGttccaaaaaaagaaatatcaatctagctaaaaaaacaaaaagatcgCTATAAAgtgaggttgtctaaatgacccatgataaagtttgagttagttaaataacccatcatccaatcacattggagataaatgagttggaaataaattaataaataaaatatagaaattcaaactcacttatctccaatgtgattggatgatggtttatttaactcaaactttatcatgggtcatttagacaactcccTAGGGTATAGAAATATTGAGAATCAATTATACGCTTTGTCTCAATATTTCTTTCATCACATTTAACAtaaaatcaaattcaaaactCAACAATTTTAGAGAAGTTGCTCTCATATCTATTCGTTGAGAAGAATTAAATGCATTCTCATTTCTATTTTCAAGAAACTAAGTAATTTTACCAAATAAGTTTATCAAACttgttattaatttaaaatgagAACTTCATCTAGTTTCACTAGAACATTGTAAAGTATCAATTTGTGATAATTTAGGGATGAAACTAAAATTttacaacaaaaacaacaaaacttTGCAAGGGTCGGAATATGACCACATACAAAACTACATAAAAATACCTATAGTCAgtgaaaattgaaaacaattAATATTCCAGACTAAAATTctacaacaaaaacaacaaaacttTGCAAGGGCCGGAATATGACCACAtataaaactacataaaaatACATATAGTCAGTGAAAACAATTAAAATTCTAGCGGGGACTGTGACCCTTGTCAACACCTCCCTTTGATACGCATTGTTTGATGGTGAATGGAGCAAAATTCACCTTAACATTTTTGCGGGAAAAAATAACTTAACTAAGTTTTTGGTGTGTGTAATATAGACACCGCACTTTTAAATTTGGTCATTTAAGAAAAgaatttcattttcaataactccaaaattttgttttttgttttttgtactTGATGTTCGTTTTTCTTTCGAAACCAAACGAAAGCCCTAGTAAGCAAGACATTTAGCTTATGAAGTACACCTAGACGCAAACACATTACTTATGAAGCACACCTAAACATCCAGCTCATTCACTTTACTACTTTAAATACATTTCTTAACGGACGTAAAATATGGTTtcgttcttataaaaaggaataGAGAGcgtaaaattttgaaaaaaataaatataatagaaCCTAATTACTTAATTATTCTATGTTAAACAGTATATTTGAATGCAAGAACTTTCACGTTATTGTAGTCTTCCAAGACTATAGAgatgtaaaaactaaaaacacagTTAAATAAAGAAAGTTCCATGTTGCAAACATGCATTGTTAGTATTCAAGGACTTTCGTTGCAAGCATGTTTAGTTAAAgacctttttttttatgaaaagcATTTGGTTGAAGACTTACTtgaacttgattttttttataaggcaATTAATGGGAGCACAAGGGTTCCCCAGCCTTAACTTATATATTCAATCAACTTGTGGTACCACCTTTATAATATTCTCCACGTGGTCTGTAAATTGCTTTTTTATTTTGCTCTCTCAATCCATTATTCTTTCAGTTCTTTATACATGTTTTACATAtatcatataaaaaataattaagtcgTAGACTAAGATCGGATGTGTTTGATGAGTAGGCTGTTTAACTAAGAATTTATTCCACAAGAGAACTTATCacactaattaaaaaaattgaaattattaaatttaatctGCAACTTGCTTAATTAGCTATATGTCAATGATGATTCTTGGTAGTTGATTAATATATAGGGAGTGAGATGGATGATCCCTTAATTCAGCCCAACCCTCATGAGGGTACACTTCCCTAAACCCGGAGTTAAGGGATGAGTTAAGGGATGAAGAAGATTTGATAAGTTAATTGGTGCAAGACTTGGAAGGATACAATATGGTCCTCCAAGTCAAAAGTCTAAGGGTGAATGAGATTTGATTAGTTGATTCAAGGCTTAGGCTAGAAAAGTACTAAAACTTAAAATTAACTTAACAGAAATTTTTAGTTGaaatatttgaattttcttACTAATTTTTTCTTTCACATCTTATGAGATGTATACCTAGGCGTGGAAGATAAGAATCAAATTAAAAGGAAAGTGTTTCATAGGAACAAGAAATGAAAAGAATAAAGAGAGTCCATCTATGTGATATAATTATATGATATCATataataagagagagaaaaattgaGTGTTTATTATATATGTATCGAAAGAAAAAATTGGGTGTTTActtaatttgtaaaaaaaaatcgttcattttatatttcaaagtaaatactaaTCAACAAAATGTTTTCAATAAAGATCAAATTTCTCTATTTCTATATTGTGTCTTATTTGTCTGTCATTCCTATAAAATTTAGACATCTGTATCCATGTAATTTTGCATGTAAACATCTAACCCATGTACTTTTAATTCGCATGGTAAACTCTCTTTGTGGAATAAGAAAATGAGATACGGAAGGGCACAAAAGATCTACTCCTTCCAAACATGTTCGTTTATCCAAAATATGGGACTGGAATATTGGAATAAAAATGAGCAAGTGAGGCATACAATAGACAAGAGAGAGAGGGATCGGAGAAAGAAGATTGAggtataaaataatttattcaccCCTGATTCCACTGCACatctaaaattatttaaaataaggaAGCATGTTTTAGAACTTTTATATATacctatattttttttctcccaTTTTCACCTACCTTTTTCTTCATGTTTATCTCTTCTTTTTTATCATATCATGAACTAACTACTTGAACGACTAATGAAACTAGAGGGTGAATATACATTAAAGACTTTATATTATATTCGTAACATGTTGCATCACGCAAGAGTTTGTTATATTATAGAAGCATGGGCAATTAATGCACATTTCGATCTACATATactaaaattcatttttttattggaaTAATATTTGATGctataaaaataaaacttcattaccatATTAGGAATCAAATACCCAACTACTTAAGTTATTGAGTGAAGACACGCTTATGACTTCGTACTATGGGGTTGTCTAACTCTAAACTATTCAAGATTTGTCTTAGGTAAAATCACCTTAGCTTAAATAACCcaataatattttaacataTTATTGATTCAGAAAATTATAACTCATGACACATGTTCAAATATTATTAGGTCACATAAACTTAGAGTGATTTTACTCAATATTTTCATGAGGTGATTTAGACACCCTATATATTATATCTCAACATATCACTCATTATATCTCCACTTAAGTTCCACTCACACTCCCCTTAAAGTGTAAATTGAGTGGAGAGAAgagataaaataaaagatttaaTGAGTAATATGattaaaagagaaaagagagattgaTAGAAAAtgaatgtgaaaataaagtgagAGTGtgaataaattatatataactCTTATCTATCTCATTTCTTCCtcttatattttctttaattATGTGTCCAAGGCAGAGTTTGAATTTAGGTGTGAATGAATTGTAATTGGAATGCTTATTACTAATTATAATACTTAATGGGCTACCTAATATCTGCGGTGGAAGCTGCAACAAGGATCACAATTTGTTCTTGTTTAATTTCCCATCACATTCATGTTCCTGTGGATATATTTTATATTCCGTCATGTTCTCATTTTCTTCACGTCGCTCCTCCATCCTGGATTTCACAATCACATACCCCCAGTCTATATATACACATGGATCCATCATTCGTATTATCCAACATCAGATCTTCCAATCAATTTCAAATActccttttgttttctttcaccTAGCTATACCTACCTATCTAGTACTAAGAGAAGCCAAACAATGCCTTCACTAGTCTCCGGGGAAATCCAAGCCAAAGATGCTGCCGAGTCTCTAAGCCTGAACCCAATTTTTAGTGCCTCAGGAGTGAAGGGAAAGCGAGTTACCGCATTGACCAAAGAATGTGACATGTCTCATCTCATTGAATCCATCATTGCTGACAAACCAGACATGGATTCTTCATTCAGCGTGCTTGATCTTGGGGTAGTCATGGAACTCATGGACAAGTGGGTCACCAAGTTCCCCACCGTTCAGCCTTTCTACGCCGTCAAGTGCAACCCCGACATCTCCCTCATCGGCGCCCTCGCCGCACTAGGCTCCAGCTTCGACTGCGCCAGCAAAGCTGAGATCCAAATCGTCTTGTCCCTCGGCATCTCACCGGACCGCATTGTCTACGCCAACCCGTGCAAATCCGAGTCCGACATCAAGTATGCCGCAACCGTCGGCGTCAACCTCGCAACCTATGACTCCGTGTACGAGGTTGACAAGGTACGAACAACTTTGATATATTCACACTCAACGTAAGTGCTAACAACGTACTCTTTTAATGACATTTCAACcagtgttataaaactcggctcgaaccggccggttcgaccggttgagcCGAGAGCTAGACTGGTTCGAGCCGAGCATCGAATCGGCCATGCAAGCTGCCCGGTGTGAACCGGTCAACTCGGCCGGTTTTTATGATTAAACTGGAGACTCGGCCGGTCTCGGTTGAACcggccttttttttttgaacagaaattttttttttcttagaacCGGCCTTTTTTTTTCcctgcatttttttttgaacagagcactttttttttccttagaaccggccttttttttttttaacagagcactttttttttcttagcaTTTATTAGTTGcgaaaaaaatttggaaaagtGTCTAGCTTGGATTCGAACCCATTCCCTCAAGATTCAATGCTGTGAACCTTACCACTAGGCTAGACAAGTGTTTTGATATAATGGTTACaattaattgtatttatataaacaaaaataatactATACAAATCTTTGACAAGTaaacattagttttttttttgaacgaaagTAAAGATTAGTGTTATTACACAAAATAACTAAAACACAACCCAACCATTATAATaattacttttatatatatatatatatatatatttaacaatAACTATTTCTTAACGTTATTTAACAATTGTTTCAAAAACGTTATTTAACaataagttaaaataattatttgtgtgtttttattatgaagttattaattaatgttagttagtattattaattcttttaattttttaatatagaatGAGTCAAGTTGTTCTGTATATAATTTCTTTGCAATGTCTTCTTGTCGTTTCTTTGAGGACAAATTAAAGAATATGAATAACAAGCTTTGGTgttgtaaaaaattgaaaaattgaaaatcttTTTAGCTAGCCTGAATCAGAAACTGGATTATATACAAGTTGTTTCATGTGCATATATCATTTGTTAGCTTATAATGTACAAGATCTTAGTTGTTTATTCTGTTTTAAACTTGTTTCTACGCTTTTTGTTGTGATTAAAGCGTAAAATCGATGTTGTTTGATGATGTTTAAAACTTACTTCAGttatttgtgagttgtgacattTTGTTGTGGTAAAAAATTCCTTATTGCTTTTGTGTGTATGGTATTTTGTGACATTTTATTatggtattatgaatttttttaattttttttagtatcgACCGAGTtaaacggttcaaccagtgacccagtggttgaaccattgactcattgacccagtacctcgaccgagtcgatcaccggtccgagtctgataacactgattTCAACACACcaatgatttatttatttttgaaaagtcaACACATTTCTCCCACTTCCTAAAGAATTGTTGACTTTTCAAAATATAAATCAATCTAAATGAGTGTATTCAAGTGTGTCATTAAAAGAATGTGTTCCTAGCATTTCTCGCACATTCAAAAAaatttatctcattttcacaTACTTTTTTCAATATCTCTTCATATCacatcatctatcatatctctTAAGTTGAACGAATTATTTTTTAGGTACAAAAGTGGCACCCGAAATGCGAGTTGCTCCTCCGCATAAAGTATGACAGTGAAGGAGCATTGGCATCGCTCGGCGTCAAATACGGCGCGCTCCCTGAGGAAGTCCCGGAGCTTCTCAAAGCCGCTGAGGCGGCAGGCGTAAATGTGACTGGCGTGTCGTTCCACATTGGCAGCGGGGGAGCCGACCCGCTAGCCCTCTCCGGAGCTATCGAAGCCGCCAAGAGCGTCTTTGAGATGGCAAGCCATTTCGGAATGTCCAGGATGTCTATCCTCGACATCGGGGGTGGGTTCACCTGCGGACCAGAGCTGGACGTTGCGGCCACGAAGGTGAAGGCTGCAATTCTAGCCCACTTCGGAGACCACCAGGGTCTCGTGGTTATCGCAGAGCCTGGTCGTTACTTCACGGAAACGGCGTTCACGTTAGTTAGCAGGGTTATTGGGAAACGAGTTAGGGGAGAGTTGAGGGAGTATTGGATCAATGATGGAGTTTATGGATCTATCAGTAACATAATATATGACCACGCTACCATTAGGTGCGCACCACTAAGGCAAAAGAATCTCACGTGCGTGGATGCGAAGACCTACCCTACCACCGTGTTCGGACCCACATGCGATTGCATTGACATTGTTCTCAAGGATTACCAGCTACCAGAACTGCAGGTGAATGATTGGCTTGTGTTCCCGAATATGGGAGCTTATACTATTTCTTCAGGGACTAACTTCAATGGGTTTACTTCAGCAGTCAAACATGTCTATCTCGCATGTTCTGAACAATCCTAAACTAATGATGTTGTgaaaccaaaataataatggCACTGGTGGTCTTGTAACTTTAGTGATCTCTCTTCTATGTATGTTTTGTATTGTATTCAATTGAATTCAACTACACATTGAATTCAATGGAGTAAGCTTTGGTGTCTTGATGTATATTTTCCGTTTGCCTTGTTACAAACGGGAAATCAAACACCTATATGATAAGAAATAAAATTTTGTTTTAGTGTTTTACCGTTGATATACTTCATACCTTATTCTGTTGGATTCTTTTTATTTCAAGCAAGTAAACTAGTATAGGCAACTGTTTTTGAATACAGTCAAAGGTAACAGGACAGTTTTATATAACATTCATATATCTTGGTGGTAGCTGTGATTATGAAATGTTCGCAGTTCCACCTTTCAAGAACCAATTCTAGCTTGAAAAGTGTGGAAATGTGAGAATGCTGGAGCAATGAAATTAAAAATcccttcttttaaaaaaatatatttggcAACACCTATCTAATTTGggttatttatatatattcacGCCGTCAAGAAATCTCCACCATGACAAGATTGGTCAGCTCATATATTTCATAAAAATCACTACTTTTTTGAAGTGCAATAGTTGTACATCAAGTTTATACTTTATACACACCTTGTCAATGGAATATCAACTTCATAATCATAAGTTAGAGGCCTAACCGCCTAAGCGTACGTAAAATGTCCAATGACGAACATataacttaaaattgacttcaATGATTATCTCGCTTGGTGAATAATCATTATCATGCAATCCCTTCGCCTTTACATTCCCTAGTGACCTGTTTAGAGCTTTTCAAAATGATGGGGGAGAAAGAAAATGCATCTTAGAAGCTCCATTCTTTTTAATTAAGTGACTCAAAATTAGTCATTATTTATTACCCTTGACATACCGTGTTGGTCATGTGCAGCAGAAATGCCAGAATTTCTGAGAAATTGGGTCTCAAAGATGGTTCTTGGTGCCAGCACCAGTGAAGCAATTCCACTAGCTTAGGATGAGTATGCTTTGGAATTTTAGGCCTTAAACCCTGCAATTTTTACACCATATCTTATTTAATTTCACAAAATGTGTGTGGCTTGGTAGCTTGAGCAACTAGAGTTTTCATGTGTCTTTTTTTATTCTCTAATATATATAGGAGTCATTTCTAATCAAGACATGCAAAGTAAGTTCGCATCTTCAACCAACTCCACGTACTCATGCATATCAAGTGCATGATTGGATACACGATAAAAAGCTACAATGAAACCAAAACTATGATGGACAGACGCAAAAGATAATTcactgtgattttggcttcatTGTTCAAGGTTTTCAAAGTTCGAAATGTGAAGCGATCTGTTCAAGTTTCTGTTGCAAACACATgctaagagcatcttcaatgctaggttcttagttcttaacactatttatgtgggctcgtactgccacatgtgcttaagcaactctttacAGATTTTGattcaaccatgagttcttggttcttagttcttagcactatcgATCTGgtcccacaataccattatattaataatatttttattttcatataattacttaaattaaatcagttaatgaatgagagaaaaaaaattaattttttatgctaagaactcaaaaagtaaaacttcttatataagaactagttcttgaAATAAGAACTAATAACTCTACGTCAGCCCCCTCTAATGGTTAAGAACTtacttcttagttcttagctcaTAAATAGGAACTAAAAACCTTGCATATTGGAGAGATGCTCTAAGAAGTAAGAGGTGC
This is a stretch of genomic DNA from Lotus japonicus ecotype B-129 chromosome 1, LjGifu_v1.2. It encodes these proteins:
- the LOC130727864 gene encoding ornithine decarboxylase 1B, chloroplastic-like, encoding MFLWIYFIFRHVLIFFTSLLHPGFHNHIPPVYIYTWIHHSYYPTSDLPINFKYSFCFLSPSYTYLSSTKRSQTMPSLVSGEIQAKDAAESLSLNPIFSASGVKGKRVTALTKECDMSHLIESIIADKPDMDSSFSVLDLGVVMELMDKWVTKFPTVQPFYAVKCNPDISLIGALAALGSSFDCASKAEIQIVLSLGISPDRIVYANPCKSESDIKYAATVGVNLATYDSVYEVDKVQKWHPKCELLLRIKYDSEGALASLGVKYGALPEEVPELLKAAEAAGVNVTGVSFHIGSGGADPLALSGAIEAAKSVFEMASHFGMSRMSILDIGGGFTCGPELDVAATKVKAAILAHFGDHQGLVVIAEPGRYFTETAFTLVSRVIGKRVRGELREYWINDGVYGSISNIIYDHATIRCAPLRQKNLTCVDAKTYPTTVFGPTCDCIDIVLKDYQLPELQVNDWLVFPNMGAYTISSGTNFNGFTSAVKHVYLACSEQS